The sequence ACATCTGATAACTTTTTAGATGATTTCCTTGATGATGGCAATGAAGAGTTTGAAAAACAAATTGCAAGTGATAAACAGTCTATTCACCCTATGGATGTGCAGATGGCAATTTTTCATTGTGCTAATGATTTTATGAGACAATACATTTACACAAAACTTTCAATTTGTCAGTTTGCTCTACCACTGCTGGTAAGAAATCCTGACTCCAAGTGTATTGAGTTTCCTCTCTGGTCTTTTCAAGAAgttagaaaaaaatggaaaactatAAGTACAGCTAACAAGGATGGGACCTCTAACAACAAATTTATTACTGAGGCGGCAACTCCTATTGTATCTTTTATTCGCTTTGGTTCATCAACATCTTCTAAGTCACAAATGATCAACTGGCTGATGAGCAAACAAAGACATGACATCTTCTATCACCGTCACTGCAAAGGAAGTACCAAAAACTCCTTGCTAATGGATGGCATTGCTGAAATCGCATGGTATTGTCCAGGTGGGAAGGACGATGATGCATTTGATGATTGTATTGCATTTACTAATCTACATGGTGATGCTAGGGAACATGATAAACAAGTACAATTTTTAGAACTGATTTCCTCAGTCATTGTAGTCTTGTTTAATGATTCTGATGCAAGGGAAGGAAAGGGTAAAATGGTTctgcaaaaattatacaaatctccaaCACCATTAATCTGTCTTCTTGCAGACAAAGAATATACTCCAGCCAAACCTGGGTTAAAGTTAAAAATGGGGTTAAAAGAAAGAAATGAAGCAGATTTGGTACATGGATTAACAACGTCTATACAATCATTGTTGACTAGTTCAAATAAAAGATACTCTCTTTACAAATGTGCAGACATTGCCAGAAAAGAAGGATTTATAGTGGATGTGGACAAAGAGCAATGCAAGCAGGGAAAAGAACAAGCAGAGGTTCTTCTGTCtctgctaaaagaaaaaaatgtctcAGCTATGAAGGATGAATTTCTTCCATTACAAGGAGAGCTTTGGCATATGTGGTGCATAAAAGACAAGGAACTCACTCGACTAAGGAGAAAAAATAATGTGAGTATTGAGCAACAGCGGAGTGATATTGAGTCTGAAAAACAAGCACTTAGAAACAAACAACTGGAAAAAGCATTTCCTCTGAATGACTTTATGAGATCTTTCCTGCACATTCTACACTCAAATGCCCCGGGACCAAAGTTGTATTTTCTGCAGTGGTTTAAAATGTTTTTGGATGATTTGTCTTCAGAAACCTTATCAGCTCTATATCAGGAATATCACAATGTTTGGTCAAATCTCAAAGTAGAAAAGCAAACAGGCAAAAATCAACGTTTTATACAAAAAATTGAAGCCAACCTGGAACAGCTATCCACCAAGATAAATGTCTCCACATTTGGGCTGGAGCACATTATGAGAGAACTCGGACAAATTTATGAAGCTTTAGAAACATTCCCTAGAAAAGATAAAAGCTTTTTCACTTTGCCAAAAATTGCAGCACAGCTTATGGTTTCGGGTTATCCAGTTGAGCTTATGGATGGTGATGCTGCCCATGTACCACTGAAGTGGATAGGAGCTGTTCTGCAAGAACTGATAGAAATAATAGGAGATAAAAAGCTATATGTCCTTTCTGTACTAGGTATACAGAGTACAGGAAAATCCACATTACTCAATGCTATGTTCGGCCTACAGTTTGCAGTGAGTGCCGGAAGATGTACTCGAGGAGCTTTTATGCAACTTATTAAGGTTGATGAAGAACTCAAACATGAACTGAACTTTGAATATGTGCTTGTTATAGACACAGAAGGATTAAGAGCTGTAGAACTTTCAAAGAAGAATGCAGTGAACCATGATAATGAACTGGCCACATTTGTAATTGGCTTGGGTAACCTTACGGTAATCAATATTTTTGGTGAGAATCCTTCTGAAATGCAAGATATTCTACAGATTGCTGTCCAAGCCTTCTTGAGAATGAAACAGGTGAACCTGAGGCCAAGCTGTTTATTTGTTCATCAAAATGTGGGAGAGATCACAGCTAAAGAGAAAAACATGGAGGGAAGAAGACGACTTCAAGAGAAACTGGATGAAATGACATTATGTGCAGCACAACAGGAGCAGTGTGATGTCACTTGTTTTAATGATGTCATTCAATTTGATGTAAACACTCATATCCATTATTTTTCACATTTATGGGAAGGTGACCCACCTATGGCCCCTCCGAATCCAAGTTACAGTGAAAATGTGCAAGAGTTAAAGAAGATCATATTGCAATCAGGGAAACAAGAGGAACATGCAAATATTCTAAGCCTTTCAGTGTTTAAAACACGCATCCATGACTTGTGGAATGCATTGCTTAATGAAAATTTTGTATTCAGTTTTAAAAATTCTCTTGAAATTGCAGCTTACAGCAAACTTGAAATTAAATACAGTCAATGGGCATGGTCTTTAAGAGAGCACATGCTAACGCATCAAAACAAAATCAACAATCAAATTCACAATGATGTATTAAAATCCATAGATTTGGCTTCCCTAACCAATATTTTTGAGGAAAAATACAATACTATTCAGGAAGACCTAAAGAAATTTTTTACAGAGGAAAAAGATAGTGAGTTACTGGTGCAATGGAGAGCAAATGCAGAAAACAGAATCTTTACTCTTAAAAGTGATCTTATAGAGGAGATGAagaataaagctgaggaattactTAGAGCAAAAAAGAATAGTAGAAAGGTTAACCGTTTTAAGGAAAAATATGAAGATGAAATGTTAGAGAAAAGCAAAGAAATGGCCCTGACCTTGAAAGGAAGGAACCTTAGTGATGAAGATTTGCAAGAAAAATTTAATGACATGTGGATTGCCTTGATTACTAAAGTAAGCTCCACAATTCACATGTCTGAGCCTCCCAAGATCCACCAAGATTTAGAAAATGTTTTTCTAGATCGCTTCAAAACAGAAACCAATCTTCCTGATACAATCAGAGATTCTTGTAAGTGGAAAGATTTTCTTCCAGTGTTCTACAAATATATTGAGAGTAAACGAATACGTATAGCAAGGCTGTTCTCTGAAGCGTTTAAACACGAAGATAAAAACAAAATCCAACATACAACATATGCTCTTAAGAAGCGAATTGATGAATATATTCAGGAAAAAGAACAAGAAAAAAGTGATTATCAGTGTATGTATTTTTATCAAATTTTGAACATAATTGACATGGAAATAAATACTATGCTGGATAATAAGTTAAAATATATAACAGAATACAAACTGTATGTTTCACTGTTCTTGTGCCAAAGAGCTGCCAAAAGATTTGTCTACATTTCAGATGCTTTTAGAGAAGCTAACAATCCTCTTGTATACCTAAAAAGTAAGAAGGATCAATTCTGGCAGAGCTTTAAAATCTCCTGCAAAGAAACAAAAGAAACGGCATCGGTAGCTGAGTTCTTGTGCAATACATTAAAAGAGTCCATCCAACAAGAAGTCACAGAAAAAGCTGCAATTCAGTTAGCTGGGGACATGAAAAACAATGATCCTTCTTTAAATGGGAACAGATCAAAACTAGAACTCTGTTTACTTAAGTCACTGGCCGAAAAAGAATGTTTCCAAGATTACATTACCTATATCAGAGATCCTAAGTCAGCAGTTCAAGCCTTTATCAAAGAGCGTGTTCACAAGACTTGTAGTGAAAAGGCAAAGATATCTGAAATTCTGAACATAAAGGTGGATGTTTTGAGACAACTTGTATCAAAAGCAATAGATGAGTCCACTAGGAAAGTCACCGACAAACGTGGAGATGTTAAATCATGGCTGGAAAGTTTTTGCCAAGGGCTTGAAAATGAAATGAAATTATCATCAAATGACCTGAAAAGTGTTCAATATCAGAACATTACTGACATAGGGTTCCTTAAAGAGGCAATGACAAAGGCTTTACAAATAGTAGTAAAATCCCTGAAAGATGAGTTGTCCGTATGTGATCTTAACACTCTTAAAAATAAGACATTCACTGTGTTATCAAACCAGTTTTCCGGCTGCTGGAAAATTTGCCCATTTTGTTGGGCTGTTTGTACACATACTACAAGTGATCATGATGGATGCCATAGCATGCAATTCCACCGTCCAAATGGTTTAAATGGTGAAAAATGGGAAAATACCAATCATTTTTGCATAGAGATCTGCACAACTCTTGTAGGAAGTAATCTAATACATGTAGATAATGCAGATAATACAAAAAGATTTCACTACAAAAACTATAAA is a genomic window of Dendropsophus ebraccatus isolate aDenEbr1 chromosome 4, aDenEbr1.pat, whole genome shotgun sequence containing:
- the LOC138788749 gene encoding interferon-induced very large GTPase 1-like isoform X1 is translated as MFYIFLFTDAGYNGLKRNLLYAKASSTLCHNTTDFYYKMSGHHDGSSTNTELANKLKETGLDPEYWLTVLDEKLGINNPQSAQFIQPEDISVLEEKARFPWEKRALRELFNMPDSSTNIKETQEKRHKAMKEKNEEALKVLTDLKTLRSEGKDRHDKMVKQKEEEMNKALEIPSKYSAPSERSFMDLIDHYEKQVKSMEDVLRKQENLKDEDVLTYASGGLALEGIFQTKNTEDVFKKREPLLRIPEGFQLLGPEQSPEFKQKEFTSQTEESWFQKTVDKIGLSLSSSFNFSFLGFGLKSSVNVTKDSETENTSIHSAQQTYVCTTRYNYIPLATCYFTKDQLRLSQAALNALNDIETLIGMHSDEQVVRTKCSDFFQRFGSHANLGPIHFGGIYWWKASMKGIISNEVHEAKRMTSEALNFYMGASYAGCGGDFDLSKTNTHGSIDRSTISKFQKDIQFFSTKTGGPPEVDSLLAWRSGLVTSNRTWRVIDRGIQLIPVWEIIASNHRDQFKDIMKLTSCLIDSYTLSTDLTSEMMVGEHLVTAAEKIKTFLHDVKSWKVEDSKKHLKTLIDFKQSLSETTKSYSAWVNLCLSDKGLQEFLLSLVKKYQESTEKDVYLIRISLQELLETHIYSVDDFPDASFIMRWIYNSEKNELDQIYVSEFKELLDVLERTKKSVSHITQSLSSSTDEQYQAKIEATQHISLALHSFLKTVKKTKQKDVELLVLLIAKNSGYCVQNLYFRNILGRKDIEYLQSNMEEVYREYTNLKDQCTERAQAFVLYTGLTSAGEYKEMSVQQKTDCLNFMKSQLGDCLLPNVGKIIQQQSQFSDWSKMEDNLRAFAYGSTVKKELSTDDIAKELQDICQDKIKFANIDDQTDSGNTGIDLLQLLNRLDIVKYYPQKMKTADFHKIFSSSISETKTLGESQLSFQYLQRLLMLDYRARYIQCKSTDDLSQRNTVTINEDYEPDTSDNFLDDFLDDGNEEFEKQIASDKQSIHPMDVQMAIFHCANDFMRQYIYTKLSICQFALPLLVRNPDSKCIEFPLWSFQEVRKKWKTISTANKDGTSNNKFITEAATPIVSFIRFGSSTSSKSQMINWLMSKQRHDIFYHRHCKGSTKNSLLMDGIAEIAWYCPGGKDDDAFDDCIAFTNLHGDAREHDKQVQFLELISSVIVVLFNDSDAREGKGKMVLQKLYKSPTPLICLLADKEYTPAKPGLKLKMGLKERNEADLVHGLTTSIQSLLTSSNKRYSLYKCADIARKEGFIVDVDKEQCKQGKEQAEVLLSLLKEKNVSAMKDEFLPLQGELWHMWCIKDKELTRLRRKNNVSIEQQRSDIESEKQALRNKQLEKAFPLNDFMRSFLHILHSNAPGPKLYFLQWFKMFLDDLSSETLSALYQEYHNVWSNLKVEKQTGKNQRFIQKIEANLEQLSTKINVSTFGLEHIMRELGQIYEALETFPRKDKSFFTLPKIAAQLMVSGYPVELMDGDAAHVPLKWIGAVLQELIEIIGDKKLYVLSVLGIQSTGKSTLLNAMFGLQFAVSAGRCTRGAFMQLIKVDEELKHELNFEYVLVIDTEGLRAVELSKKNAVNHDNELATFVIGLGNLTVINIFGENPSEMQDILQIAVQAFLRMKQVNLRPSCLFVHQNVGEITAKEKNMEGRRRLQEKLDEMTLCAAQQEQCDVTCFNDVIQFDVNTHIHYFSHLWEGDPPMAPPNPSYSENVQELKKIILQSGKQEEHANILSLSVFKTRIHDLWNALLNENFVFSFKNSLEIAAYSKLEIKYSQWAWSLREHMLTHQNKINNQIHNDVLKSIDLASLTNIFEEKYNTIQEDLKKFFTEEKDSELLVQWRANAENRIFTLKSDLIEEMKNKAEELLRAKKNSRKVNRFKEKYEDEMLEKSKEMALTLKGRNLSDEDLQEKFNDMWIALITKVSSTIHMSEPPKIHQDLENVFLDRFKTETNLPDTIRDSCKWKDFLPVFYKYIESKRIRIARLFSEAFKHEDKNKIQHTTYALKKRIDEYIQEKEQEKSDYQCMYFYQILNIIDMEINTMLDNKLKYITEYKLYVSLFLCQRAAKRFVYISDAFREANNPLVYLKSKKDQFWQSFKISCKETKETASVAEFLCNTLKESIQQEVTEKAAIQLAGDMKNNDPSLNGNRSKLELCLLKSLAEKECFQDYITYIRDPKSAVQAFIKERVHKTCSEKAKISEILNIKVDVLRQLVSKAIDESTRKVTDKRGDVKSWLESFCQGLENEMKLSSNDLKSVQYQNITDIGFLKEAMTKALQIVVKSLKDELSVCDLNTLKNKTFTVLSNQFSGCWKICPFCWAVCTHTTSDHDGCHSMQFHRPNGLNGEKWENTNHFCIEICTTLVGSNLIHVDNADNTKRFHYKNYKDAGPPWSEWSITPDNSSLSYWKWVTCHFQPDFERYYNLKFDGNGKIPSQWRSISKQAAIMEIEKLM
- the LOC138788749 gene encoding interferon-induced very large GTPase 1-like isoform X2, producing the protein MSGHHDGSSTNTELANKLKETGLDPEYWLTVLDEKLGINNPQSAQFIQPEDISVLEEKARFPWEKRALRELFNMPDSSTNIKETQEKRHKAMKEKNEEALKVLTDLKTLRSEGKDRHDKMVKQKEEEMNKALEIPSKYSAPSERSFMDLIDHYEKQVKSMEDVLRKQENLKDEDVLTYASGGLALEGIFQTKNTEDVFKKREPLLRIPEGFQLLGPEQSPEFKQKEFTSQTEESWFQKTVDKIGLSLSSSFNFSFLGFGLKSSVNVTKDSETENTSIHSAQQTYVCTTRYNYIPLATCYFTKDQLRLSQAALNALNDIETLIGMHSDEQVVRTKCSDFFQRFGSHANLGPIHFGGIYWWKASMKGIISNEVHEAKRMTSEALNFYMGASYAGCGGDFDLSKTNTHGSIDRSTISKFQKDIQFFSTKTGGPPEVDSLLAWRSGLVTSNRTWRVIDRGIQLIPVWEIIASNHRDQFKDIMKLTSCLIDSYTLSTDLTSEMMVGEHLVTAAEKIKTFLHDVKSWKVEDSKKHLKTLIDFKQSLSETTKSYSAWVNLCLSDKGLQEFLLSLVKKYQESTEKDVYLIRISLQELLETHIYSVDDFPDASFIMRWIYNSEKNELDQIYVSEFKELLDVLERTKKSVSHITQSLSSSTDEQYQAKIEATQHISLALHSFLKTVKKTKQKDVELLVLLIAKNSGYCVQNLYFRNILGRKDIEYLQSNMEEVYREYTNLKDQCTERAQAFVLYTGLTSAGEYKEMSVQQKTDCLNFMKSQLGDCLLPNVGKIIQQQSQFSDWSKMEDNLRAFAYGSTVKKELSTDDIAKELQDICQDKIKFANIDDQTDSGNTGIDLLQLLNRLDIVKYYPQKMKTADFHKIFSSSISETKTLGESQLSFQYLQRLLMLDYRARYIQCKSTDDLSQRNTVTINEDYEPDTSDNFLDDFLDDGNEEFEKQIASDKQSIHPMDVQMAIFHCANDFMRQYIYTKLSICQFALPLLVRNPDSKCIEFPLWSFQEVRKKWKTISTANKDGTSNNKFITEAATPIVSFIRFGSSTSSKSQMINWLMSKQRHDIFYHRHCKGSTKNSLLMDGIAEIAWYCPGGKDDDAFDDCIAFTNLHGDAREHDKQVQFLELISSVIVVLFNDSDAREGKGKMVLQKLYKSPTPLICLLADKEYTPAKPGLKLKMGLKERNEADLVHGLTTSIQSLLTSSNKRYSLYKCADIARKEGFIVDVDKEQCKQGKEQAEVLLSLLKEKNVSAMKDEFLPLQGELWHMWCIKDKELTRLRRKNNVSIEQQRSDIESEKQALRNKQLEKAFPLNDFMRSFLHILHSNAPGPKLYFLQWFKMFLDDLSSETLSALYQEYHNVWSNLKVEKQTGKNQRFIQKIEANLEQLSTKINVSTFGLEHIMRELGQIYEALETFPRKDKSFFTLPKIAAQLMVSGYPVELMDGDAAHVPLKWIGAVLQELIEIIGDKKLYVLSVLGIQSTGKSTLLNAMFGLQFAVSAGRCTRGAFMQLIKVDEELKHELNFEYVLVIDTEGLRAVELSKKNAVNHDNELATFVIGLGNLTVINIFGENPSEMQDILQIAVQAFLRMKQVNLRPSCLFVHQNVGEITAKEKNMEGRRRLQEKLDEMTLCAAQQEQCDVTCFNDVIQFDVNTHIHYFSHLWEGDPPMAPPNPSYSENVQELKKIILQSGKQEEHANILSLSVFKTRIHDLWNALLNENFVFSFKNSLEIAAYSKLEIKYSQWAWSLREHMLTHQNKINNQIHNDVLKSIDLASLTNIFEEKYNTIQEDLKKFFTEEKDSELLVQWRANAENRIFTLKSDLIEEMKNKAEELLRAKKNSRKVNRFKEKYEDEMLEKSKEMALTLKGRNLSDEDLQEKFNDMWIALITKVSSTIHMSEPPKIHQDLENVFLDRFKTETNLPDTIRDSCKWKDFLPVFYKYIESKRIRIARLFSEAFKHEDKNKIQHTTYALKKRIDEYIQEKEQEKSDYQCMYFYQILNIIDMEINTMLDNKLKYITEYKLYVSLFLCQRAAKRFVYISDAFREANNPLVYLKSKKDQFWQSFKISCKETKETASVAEFLCNTLKESIQQEVTEKAAIQLAGDMKNNDPSLNGNRSKLELCLLKSLAEKECFQDYITYIRDPKSAVQAFIKERVHKTCSEKAKISEILNIKVDVLRQLVSKAIDESTRKVTDKRGDVKSWLESFCQGLENEMKLSSNDLKSVQYQNITDIGFLKEAMTKALQIVVKSLKDELSVCDLNTLKNKTFTVLSNQFSGCWKICPFCWAVCTHTTSDHDGCHSMQFHRPNGLNGEKWENTNHFCIEICTTLVGSNLIHVDNADNTKRFHYKNYKDAGPPWSEWSITPDNSSLSYWKWVTCHFQPDFERYYNLKFDGNGKIPSQWRSISKQAAIMEIEKLM